Below is a genomic region from Ktedonobacterales bacterium.
ATACCTGGCATCTCTGGAACCGACTGCTCCGCAAAGTTTTGATGCATACGATGGCCGTCTGGACAACTACCTCCTTGGGCGAGGAGCCACTTCAGTTCGCTCGCCTCGTGGCTTAAACAACTTGCACATCGGGTGACGTTATATAAGAACAACAGAAACTACAGAAACTACACCTATGGGAATACTAGCACAAAAAGTTGCGAAGAGGACTTTCAATCTTATCAGGATAGTTATTTGAGCGGAATGCTCACTTCCAGGCAGGTACCAGCGCCAGGGCTGCTTTCCAGGCATAGCGTACCACCCAGAAGCCTGGCACGCTCGTTCATACCGATGAGCCCATAGCGATCTGTAGGTACCTGGGATGGCTCGAAGCCCTGCCCATTATCCCCGATACGCAGCCGAATCTGCTCCGGGGTGATCTCCAGCCGCAGACGTGCCTCTATAGCCTCCGCATGCCGGGCGATATTCGTCAAGGCTTCCTGGGCGATACGGTACAGCCCTGCCTCGATGCGTACTGGAAGCGGGCGATCATCGCCAAACGCCTCGAAGCGCACCCTGGTTTCACCTCGCGCGGTCACATCTTTTGTCAACGCTTCCAGCGCCTTCTTTAAGGTGTGTCCTTCCAGCGGAGCAGCGCGCAGATCAAGAACCGAGCGGCGGGCTTCTTCGAGATTTGCGCGCGTGAGTTTCAACGCCTGATGGACGGCCTTGCGTATGCGCTCAGGGTCGGCGTGTGTCTCCAGCAGGGCATCGGCGGATTCCAGTTGCAGGCTGACGGCGGTTAAGCCCTGAGCCAGCGTGTCGTGTATCTCTCTGGCAAGCCGGTTGCGCTCCTCGACGACGCTCATCTGGGCGCTGCGGGCGAAGAGGCGCGAGCGTTCGATGGCGATGCTGAGCAGATCACCGATGGTATAGAGCAGGCGCAGATCGTCGGGCGAAAGCTCGCGCCAGTCGGTGCTGGCAACGTTAAGGACACCCAGCTTCTTCTCGTGTGCGTACAATGGGATGCTGGCGTGATAGCGCAGGCCGTTAGCGCCATCAACCAGTCCCGAAAGACGACTACAGGTGAGGACGTTGACGTTGGCTGCGCCTTCCAGGTCGCCTTCCAGGTAAGTATCCAGGCAGTGACAAATGCCTTTCATGCGCCGGGGATTATTCTGCAAGGCTGGCGGAAGGTTCTGCGACGCGGCCAGATAGGTTTTGCCGGTCTCTTCATTGATGAGCCAGACCCAGCCAGTATGAAGGCCAAGCAGTTCTGCGACCTGGGAGAGACTGGTCTGAAGGGTCTGATCGAGTTCTACAGAGCGATTGAGTGCGCTGGCGAAGGCGGTCAAGATGGATAATTCGTGGTTACGCCGTCGCAGTTCGATGGCATTTGATACCGGGAGCGGCCTTTTCTCCATAATATTTGTTCCTCTGGCCGCGAAGGCTGAAATGTCCTGCTTGTTTCGTTTATCTTGATCTACAATACTGAGTATTCTGATGATACCACGCAAGGGCAGAGCGGGCAAGCGCACAGAAGGGCAAGAGACACGGCTGCTCGTCTCGCCCTTCTATGAGGAGAATGACTATTACTGGTTCGGATGAGGGTATTGCCCTGGCTGTGGCGGGACCGGCGGAGCCATTCGCTCGGCGGAGGCTTGCGCTGGGCCGCCAGCGTAGGCTGGCGCGCCATTTGGCCTGACGAAGACGGCAGTGCCATAACAGAGGACTTCGGTGACGCCCTGGGTGATCTCAGTGGCGTCGTAGCGAGCGCCGATAATGGCATTCGCACCCAATGCTGCCGCGTGCTGAATCATAATTTCGTAGGCATCGCGCCGCGCCTGCTCGCAGAGTTCGGTATAGATGGTGATGTTGCCGCCAAACAACTGCTGGAAGCTGGCCCCAATATTGCCAAGAGCACTGCGAGAACGGACGATGATGCCGCGCACCACACCCAGGTTCTGCATAACTGTGAACCCTTGTAATTCAAACGCGGTGGTTACGAGTCGGTGATCGAAGTTAGGAACTTGTTGTACCTGCTGCATGTGAAGCTTAACCTTCCTTCTAGCCTAGTACACGCGATGAGTCGTTTTTTGCTTGTGGAGCCGAGATGTTCTTCAGTAGTAGTCGCCCGCCAGCAAGCGATTACGCGCAGAGCGGACCCTACGGCTGATCCATTATACTACCCTTGAGGCTTGTTCTCTTACTGCCCGGAATGTTTGAGGCTATGGGTCGTTGTGGTTTTGTGAACCACGTCTCTTGCGAGAGGTAGGGCGCGCCTGTTATGCTAGAGCCAGTTATAGAAGGTTGAGAGTTGAAGTGGGTCGCATCTGGCTTTTCTTCGGCGCCAGAGGGGTTAGTGAGGATAGGGCGTTATCATGCTCATTATTGCTATGAATGGACGGCAGCGCGCTGGCGTTGAGAATAAGGAGGTTTGGTAGCTATGTCTCTCTCAGATGCTTTGCAGTTCCGTAGGCGGGTGCTGATTCTGGCGGCGCTGCTCGGATCGCTTGCCATTGCGGGGCTAAGCAGCCAATTGGCCCATGCCGCGCCTGCATCCTCTGCACGTCCGTTTGTTGGCTGCGCGCCCTGTATCTCTTCGCTGGACCCTGCACAAAATGGAACTGTTACGGCGAACGTCTCTGGTAATGTGACGATCAAGTTTTCGGCGCAATTGCTCAATCCGTTTGTCAGATTTGTGTTGACCCTTGATGGCACAGTGATTGATAACGCGAAGATTCAAGTTACATCGAACGATCCGTTGCAGCCGACAGGACAGTATACGGCTGCGCTTGGTGCGGGGAAGCATACAGCAATGGTGGAGGTTGATGATACGAGTGGGTCGGCGGCTGCCTTTCCTGGCTGGACCTTTACTGTCCAGGCTCCACCTCAAACGCCAATACCAACTAAGACACCTGCCAGTAGCTCGAACGGCAACGGCAATAACACTGGGAGCAACACCGGGAACAGCGCCAGCAATAATTCTGGTAATTCAAGTAGTGTCGGCCTGCTTTCGCCAAAGACCCTCAGCATTATCCTGTTCTCGATTGCAGGCGTGGGGGTAATCGTGATGGCGTTCATTGCTGGGATGTGGTATAGTGGCCGCCGGTCGTTTGGCGGCAGACCTTGAGCGCGGCCACGGAAGGGATCGGGCAGCTTATAGCCCTGGCATACGTCGGCTATAAGCTGCGAGGCACGCCTGTTCTCAGGTGATTGCTTCTTGCGCATGGTTGTCATTCCTGGTAGCAGAAGAAGCCATCGCTCTGACGGTTACGGGGATGCCATTCAAGACGGCATTGCCAGACAGCGCATCGGTGCATTGTTCGCTGGTGAGCATATTGGTATTCACGCCAGGGTTCTGAGCAGCGATGGCAAGCTGGCTGCCAGGCTGGTTGTGTCCCCAGCCATGCGGCAGGCTGATAACCCCAGGCATGATACTGTCGGTGATTTCGACAGGGACTTCTACAGAACCGGCGCTAGAGGTGACGCAGGCGGCTTCGCCCTCTACGAGTCCCAGGCGAGCCGCGTCGGTGGGATGCACATGCAGCGTGCAGCGATTCTTGCCTTTGGCGAGGATATGCAGGTTGTGCATCCAGGAGTTGTTGGAGCGCAGGTCGCGGCGACCTATAAGGAGCATACCGCCGTTGGCGCGGTCGAGTGAGGCACGCAGGTGCTCGACATCCGCTACCAGCGCAGCAGGGGCCAGTTCGATCTTGCCGGAAGAGGTGCGCAGCACCTCCGGGATGCGCGGCTGAAGCAAGCCAAGATCAATGCCGTGTGGATGCGCCTCAAGCTCAGCAAGTGTCAGGCCGGTTTTGACTGGTGTGAAGGCGTCGCCATAGGGGCCGCTGCGCAGCAGGAAATCCAACAGGCGCTCCGGGCCACGCCGAGGTTCAAGAGCTTGAAGAATCTCCCCAGCGTCGCGGCCCGTGATGGACGAGCCAGGCGTTGCCACCTCACGCTGAATGAGTGCCAGGGCCGCCATTTCATCGAGGATCGCTATATCGGCGGATGAACCGTGCCCGGCCAGGATAGCCGAGAGGCGGAGCATGACCTCCCACTCGTTGAGCATGCCAGGCTCAGGGGCAAAAATGGGCGCGGAATAGTGGGCGATGTTCTGCACCGAAAGCTGATAGAGTGCTATGTCATAATGTGAACGAGTGAGCACGGATGGCGCTGGAAGGATGACGTTGGCGTGTCGGGTGGTTTCGTTTAGGTACAGGTCCATGCTCACCAT
It encodes:
- a CDS encoding GAF domain-containing sensor histidine kinase; the encoded protein is MEKRPLPVSNAIELRRRNHELSILTAFASALNRSVELDQTLQTSLSQVAELLGLHTGWVWLINEETGKTYLAASQNLPPALQNNPRRMKGICHCLDTYLEGDLEGAANVNVLTCSRLSGLVDGANGLRYHASIPLYAHEKKLGVLNVASTDWRELSPDDLRLLYTIGDLLSIAIERSRLFARSAQMSVVEERNRLAREIHDTLAQGLTAVSLQLESADALLETHADPERIRKAVHQALKLTRANLEEARRSVLDLRAAPLEGHTLKKALEALTKDVTARGETRVRFEAFGDDRPLPVRIEAGLYRIAQEALTNIARHAEAIEARLRLEITPEQIRLRIGDNGQGFEPSQVPTDRYGLIGMNERARLLGGTLCLESSPGAGTCLEVSIPLK
- a CDS encoding YbjQ family protein; protein product: MQQVQQVPNFDHRLVTTAFELQGFTVMQNLGVVRGIIVRSRSALGNIGASFQQLFGGNITIYTELCEQARRDAYEIMIQHAAALGANAIIGARYDATEITQGVTEVLCYGTAVFVRPNGAPAYAGGPAQASAERMAPPVPPQPGQYPHPNQ
- a CDS encoding Ig-like domain-containing protein, producing the protein MSLSDALQFRRRVLILAALLGSLAIAGLSSQLAHAAPASSARPFVGCAPCISSLDPAQNGTVTANVSGNVTIKFSAQLLNPFVRFVLTLDGTVIDNAKIQVTSNDPLQPTGQYTAALGAGKHTAMVEVDDTSGSAAAFPGWTFTVQAPPQTPIPTKTPASSSNGNGNNTGSNTGNSASNNSGNSSSVGLLSPKTLSIILFSIAGVGVIVMAFIAGMWYSGRRSFGGRP